One part of the Magallana gigas chromosome 5, xbMagGiga1.1, whole genome shotgun sequence genome encodes these proteins:
- the LOC105330362 gene encoding uncharacterized protein: MDSSHQRYQHDLSMATDLSLSSMNEQGDIALYQQPLDLQANNQGNTSMQHGYVSNYSMQATEQTSPNRNYMPSASNINDQFHSNTHISPYKSSYVSPSKVSYDLLSNQCGNESTVKQYSLVNIVPDQDVPRTPVRKFNFDRASTMIVKPPKGYTGRGSELTSGIPVFRNNPPETTLIAAPTTGTSDSTPAKNLDPPPAMKTTPYKPRHNISEKVMRMEKDTPQSSSTEDKLATQDYTETNLPRELMSKMFGLLKQGMFCDAVLVAGGKDIKVHKLVLMAASPFLMNKMANPSPGESIRVSLPAGIPLEVASQLIHYLYDGNVTITTENVGKFARIAKLFHLEHLLQICTQFVLHYKLDSSLLNVMNEDISIVVSPISPHKTTASPEGVQKTPTKKEDRNVNKPLTSSGKKPIKEANKTCPIPTTVNHMYGTRTQSGSVRKKTFKDDSATNTSKKTSPSNKKLATGVIKPEPLSEKRANVSPKQNSNIPTVVAQSSYLNHPRKRRLSMLAQETLGNREKGEFEEEDLGGVSEEEMNDDTDSDYTPPSITTQSGMQRAVFEGARKGGKTFRTLKKSSTLSSIKKGLSKKRAQSNSPLLKSETTRQPPKKRAREFAEKEVEEMASYIFKNDTATFTNMKPLPGNKGKKKKKQAKSSSAGSSKLTPYSGISRYASELEEMAKIVPEDEKVFICSLCGNEFVFPKRCITHVMKTHEMSVVDSMSHIEIGKREAAPKSCDICGYVTKDANHYYMHYHKYFRHGVPLPKGWKPYKCDICGKECFTKFQLKDHKLIHVEQTPFVCETCGTGFKSRTCLNSHVYHKHSTVRKHPCTECTKTFKTRTQLLVHKRTHSGEKPFQCPECTYKSTTRGNMRIHLTNRHKLSSDEIKYLMESIKYNPSVLCIVEVNEEYDEPSPSVQKDSKSAKSGQSKTSTKTQNVMLMNQKGEIDVVDSQTYNESLVNGGAVKLASQLHVKASESSTDLNPMHSTLSSLIESTAASAGTSSSAADLQDPQQYLLQTINIPISQEVALGDVDAAQLLLNHVSGDQLHHTDHPYTLETPINLVQGNSQNLSTTEQGQKTYTTEEIQAMLANTGRQYAQHSKTQSETFIQMVPAAQLQHVQLQDSSPQNNLNISQSSAVTSQEVPLQNMSPIKKQIQYQYQMNADPAHSIQLDNQDHPSSLASQLASSNHSQPSVSLLPVSLQATFTPSVQYVTMTRRNDSQTTASTSAGPITYFVKTQKPGTDTPKLASILQNQKKPDEEILPPTHTLWNTPITIQDTVATSAPAGQRNQGRQAYNNNSVPSNGRFAANDIDNYFSTFKS; encoded by the exons ATGGATTCGTCTCATCAGAGGTATCAACATGACTTGTCTATGGCAACAGACCTCAGTCTGTCATCAATGAACGAACAAGGGGACATAGCTCTATACCAGCAACCTCTAGACCTACAGGCCAACAACCAGGGCAACACAAGCATGCAACATGGCTACGTCAGCAACTACAGTATGCAGGCAACAGAGCAAACTTCTCCTAACAGAAATTACATGCCATCAGCATCCAACATTAATGATCAGTTTCACTCCAATACACATATATCACCATACAAGTCCAGTTATGTCAGTCCATCTAAAGTTTCTTATGATCTACTTTCAAATCAGTGTGGAAATGAAAGCACCGTTAAACAATATTCTTTAGTGAATATAGTACCTGATCAAGATGTGCCTCGCACTCCTGTTAGAAAATTCAACTTTGACCGGGCCTCGACTATGATTGTGAAACCTCCAAAGGGATACACAGGCAGAGGGAGTGAGTTGACTTCAGGGATCCCAGTCTTCAGAAACAATCCCCCTGAAACCACCCTTATAGCCGCACCAACTACTGGTACTTCAGATTCCACACCTGCGAAGAACCTTGATCCTCCTCCAGCCATGAAGACAACACCCTACAAGCCAAGACATAACATCAGTGAGAAAGTGATGAGGATGGAGAAAGACACCCCTCAGAGCTCATCTACTGAAGACAAGCTCGCCACGCAGGACTACACGGAGACTAATCTACCGCGAGAACTGATGAGCAAGATGTTTGGACTGCTGAAGCAAGGCATGTTTTGTGATGCTGTTCTTGTAGCTGGAGGGAAAGATATAAAG GTTCACAAGCTTGTGTTGATGGCAGCCAGTCCTTTCTTGATGAACAAAATGGCCAACCCCAGTCCTGGTGAGTCCATTAGAGTGAGTCTGCCAGCTGGAATTCCTTTGGAAGTGGCCTCTCAGTTGATTCACTACCTGTATGATGGAAATGTCACCATCACTACAGAAAATGTTGGGAAATTTGCAAGAATAGCTAAATTGTTTCATTTGGAACACCTCCTTCAAATCTGTACACAATTTGTCCTTCATTATAAACTTGACAGCTCTTTACTGAATGTCATGAATGAAGACATCTCTATTGTGGTGAGTCCTATCTCACCCCATAAAACCACCGCATCTCCTGAAGGTGTGCAAAAGACCCCAACAAAGAAAGAGGATCGGAATGTAAACAAGCCATTAACCAGCAGTGGAAAGAAACCAATCAAGGAGGCAAATAAAACCTGCCCTATTCCTACCACAGTCAACCACATGTATGGGACACGCACTCAGTCTGGTTCTGTCCGAAAGAAAACTTTCAAAGATGATTCCGCCACTAATACATCGAAGAAAACCAGCCCTTCAAATAAAAAACTAGCTACTGGAGTTATCAAACCTGAACCTCTATCTGAAAAACGTGCAAACGTATCGCCTAAACAAAACAGCAATATCCCAACAGTAGTTGCACAATCCTCATATCTCAACCATCCTAGAAAAAGGAGGCTTTCAATGTTAGCCCAGGAGACTTTAGGCAACAGAGAGAAGGGAGAATTTGAGGAGGAGGATCTAGGTGGGGTGTCTGAAGAGGAGATGAATGATGACACAGACAGTGACTACACTCCTCCCTCCATTACCACACAATCAGGGATGCAGAGGGCAGTGTTTGAGGGTGCCAGGAAAGGGGGAAAAACCTTCAGGACATTAAAGAAATCATCAACTCTCAGCAGCATCAAGAAAGGGCTTAGCAAAAA gAGAGCACAATCCAACTCACCTTTACTGAAGTCAGAGACTACCAGACAACCCCCAAAGAAGAGAGCAAGAGAATTTGCAGAAAAAGAAGTAGAAGAAATGGCTTCTTACATCTTCAAGAATGACACAGCCACATTTACCAATATGAAACCTCTTCCAGGAAACAAgggaaagaaaaagaaaaagcaaGCTAAAAGTAGTTCTGCGGGATCCTCCAAACTAACCCCATATTCTGGGATAAGCCGATATGCCTCTGAACTGGAAGAAATGGCAAAGATAGTACCTGAAGACGAAAAGGTTTTCATCTGTAGTTTGTGTGGGAATGAATTTGTATTTCCTAAACGCTGCATCACCCATGTTATGAAAACTCACGAGATGAGTGTGGTGGATTCTATGAGTCATATTGAGATTGGTAAAAGAGAAGCAGCTCCAAAGTCCTGCGATATCTGTGGCTATGTTACCAAGGATGcgaatcattattatatgcatTATCATAAATACTTCCGACATGGTGTTCCTTTACCAAAAGGCTGGAAACCATATAAATGTGATATCTGTGGAAAAGAATGTTTTACAAAGTTCCAGTTAAAAGACCATAAACTTATTCATGTTGAACAGACTCCATTTGTGTGCGAGACCTGTGGCACAGGGTTCAAATCTAGAACATGTCTAAACAGCCATGTATATCATAAGCACAGCACAGTGCGCAAACATCCATGTACAGAGTGCACCAAAACTTTCAAAACACGCACCCAGTTGTTGGTCCACAAGCGAACTCACAGTGGAGAAAAGCCATTCCAGTGTCCAGAGTGTACATACAAAAGCACAACAAGGGGAAACATGAGAATCCATCTCACAAACAGGCATAAGCTCAGCTCTGATGAAATCAAGTACCTGATGGAAAGCATCAAGTACAATCCTTCTGTGCTGTGTATCGTGGAAGTCAATGAAGAATATGATGAGCCAAGTCCAAGTGTGCAGAAAGACTCAAAATCAGCAAAGTCAGGCCAGTCAAAAACCTCAACCAAAACACAAAATGTCATGCTGATGAACCAGAAGGGTGAGATTGATGTGGTAGACAGTCAGACATACAATGAATCTCTTGTCAATGGAGGAGCTGTTAAGCTTGCTTCACAGCTCCATGTCAAAGCCAGTGAATCAAGTACAGACCTTAATCCAATGCATTCAACCCTGAGCTCTCTGATTGAATCCACTGCTGCAAGTGCAGGAACCAGTTCATCTGCTGCTGATTTGCAGGATCCCCAACAGTACCTGTTACAGACCATCAACATTCCTATATCCCAGGAGGTTGCTCTAGGAGATGTAGACGCAGCTCAGCTGCTGTTGAATCATGTTAGTGGAGATCAGCTTCACCACACAGATCATCCTTACACTTTAGAAACACCAATCAACTTAGTGCAGGGAAATTCCCAAAACTTGAGTACCACAGAACAAGGCCAGAAAACTTACACAACAGAAGAAATCCAAGCTATGCTTGCAAATACAGGGAGACAGTATGCGCAGCATAGCAAGACTCAGAGTGAAACATTCATACAGATGGTACCTGCTGCCCAGCTTCAACATGTACAGCTACAGGATAGCTCACCTCAAAATAACCTGAATATCAGCCAGTCCTCTGCAGTCACCTCTCAAGAAGTCCCTTTACAAAACATGTCCCCCATTAAGAAACAGATACAATATCAGTACCAGATGAATGCAGATCCTGCTCACTCCATCCAGTTAGATAACCAGGATCACCCAAGCTCACTGGCAAGTCAATTGGCATCCTCCAACCATTCACAGCCGTCGGTGTCCCTCCTTCCTGTTAGCCTACAGGCCACCTTCACCCCTTCAGTCCAATATGTCACCATGACTAGGAGGAATGACTCTCAGACAACAGCATCTACTAGTGCAGGGCCAATaacatattttgtcaaaactcAGAAACCTGGCACAGACACTCCCAAACTTGCCTCCATTTTACAAAACCAGAAAAAGCCAGACGAGGAGATCCTTCCCCCAACTCATACTCTATGGAATACACCAATCACTATACAAGACACTGTTGCGACTAGTGCCCCTGCTGGCCAGAGAAATCAAGGACGTCAAGCCTACAATAATAATTCCGTGCCATCTAATGGACGATTTGCTGCTAATGACATTGACAATTATTTTTCAACCTTCAAATCATGA